Part of the Crossiella cryophila genome, GCCGGGGCCCACCACTGTGTTGTCGTCCGGGACCGCCACGTCCCGCAAAAAAATCTTCCCGATTTCCCGCCGGTTGCCCGTACTTGTGCTGCGACCAGCCGAAACTCCGGAATTTCGGTCCGCCGCGACCGGCGTACTTGCCCTTGCCGATCAGTGGCTTGGCCTTGTCCTTGCCCGCCGCGGGCGGTGGCTTGCCCTCGCCGCCGGGGTGCGCGGGGGTCGCGGCGTCCGGCGGCGGCTGGACGGAGTTGGGCTGGGCCGGGTTGTTCTGGGTGGGATTGCTCTGGGTGGGGTTGTTCTGGGCGGTGTCGGGCTGGGCCGGGTTGACCGGGGTGATGCCGCTGATCGGGCCGGGGTCGGGCGAGATCGGTTTGGGCAGCTCGACCAGTGCCAGCGGGGGTGGTTCGGGGGCGGGGCCGATGCCCGGCAGGCTGGGCAGCACGGCCAGCGAGCCCAGGGCCAGCGGGACCGAGACCGCGGTCAGCGCGACCTTGACCCCGGCCAGTTTCCCTGCACCCAGCCAGCGCCAGAGTCCGCCTGCGGCCAGGCAGGCCGGGAGCACCGCGGCCGCGGCCAGCCTGCGCAGCAGCCTGCGGGCGCGGGTCAGGTGGGATTCCACCGAGCGGGCGCTCAGGCCCAGTTCGGCGGCGATCTGCTGGTGCGACAGGCCGGCGCCGGCGCGCTGCACCACCTCGCGGGTGGTGCTGGGCAGCTCGTCCAGTGCGGCGGCCATCCAGCGGGCCTGGTCCCGGTCGGCGATGGCCTCGGACGGGTCGCTGCCGGTGATCCGGGTCTGCGCGTCACTGCGGGCCAGCGCGGTCTGCTCACGTCGGCGGCGGCGCAGCTGGTCGACGAACCGCCTGCGGGAGACCGTGGTCAGCCAGGCCTCCGGGCGTTCCACCGGCGTGCGGTGCGCCCCGGCCAGCAGGTCGACCACCGCGTCCTGCACGCAGTCCTCGGCCTGTTCCTTGCTGGCGCCAGCGGCGCGGATGCGAACAACTGCCTGTCGGGTGGCGGCGGCAAGTCGCTCCTGGTCCATGCACAGCCCCCAGGTCGGCGCGATTTTGGAGCACGATCGTGACACACGCCCGCGCGGACCAGCCAGCGTCGTTATATGGCCTTAGTGATGATTTCTTCCAGTACGCAGTTGCGGGCCTGGTGCGGAACTCCGCACCAGGCCCGCGACGCGGGATATCTCAGGCGACCAGCTTGGCCGAGATGATCACGTTGTCCTGGTAGCTGTGCGCCGCCTTGTCGAAGGCGCCGCCGCAGGTGATCAGGCGCAGGATCGGGTCGGGGCTGTCGCCGTAGACCGCCTCGGTCGGGAACTCGTTCTTGGGCTTCTGTTCCTTGGTGGTCACGACGAACTTCACCTCCTTGCCGTCACTGCGCTTGACGAAGACCTCATCGCCGACGGCCAGCTCGTGCAGCTTGTAGAAGATGCCGGGCTGCTTGTTGCCGTCGACGTGGCCGAGGATGATCGCCGGGCCCTTGTCGCCGGGCACCGGGCTCATCCGGTACCAGGCGGCCTGCATCGGCTTGTCCGCCTTGGGCACCTCGAGCGACCCATCCGGGTTGATCGCGGTGCTGATCAGCGAGGACTGCGCGTTGAGCTTGGGAATGCGCACATCCGTCGGCTTGAGCTTGGTCTCGGCCGCCGCCGCTGCCGAGGTGCTGGTCTGCGGCGCGGGGTTCTGCGGGGTGGCGGGCTCGCCGCCGCCACACGCGCCCACCAGCAACGCGGTGGCCAGCAGGACGGTGGCCACGAGTCCGCGGCCACCGCCGCTCTTGGTCATCTGCATGCTCAGGCGGTGCCGCCGAAGCCGGTCTCCACGCCGCCGCGCGGGGTGAAGCCGATCTGCGAGTTCTTCTTGCCCTTGCCCGGCTTGCCCAGCACCGGGGTCTTGCCGCCGCCGGGCTTCTCCTCGCCGATCACGCGGAAGGAGAAGGTCAGCGTCTTGGCGCCGCACTTGGCGG contains:
- a CDS encoding class F sortase; translated protein: MQMTKSGGGRGLVATVLLATALLVGACGGGEPATPQNPAPQTSTSAAAAAETKLKPTDVRIPKLNAQSSLISTAINPDGSLEVPKADKPMQAAWYRMSPVPGDKGPAIILGHVDGNKQPGIFYKLHELAVGDEVFVKRSDGKEVKFVVTTKEQKPKNEFPTEAVYGDSPDPILRLITCGGAFDKAAHSYQDNVIISAKLVA
- a CDS encoding RNA polymerase sigma factor, translated to MDQERLAAATRQAVVRIRAAGASKEQAEDCVQDAVVDLLAGAHRTPVERPEAWLTTVSRRRFVDQLRRRRREQTALARSDAQTRITGSDPSEAIADRDQARWMAAALDELPSTTREVVQRAGAGLSHQQIAAELGLSARSVESHLTRARRLLRRLAAAAVLPACLAAGGLWRWLGAGKLAGVKVALTAVSVPLALGSLAVLPSLPGIGPAPEPPPLALVELPKPISPDPGPISGITPVNPAQPDTAQNNPTQSNPTQNNPAQPNSVQPPPDAATPAHPGGEGKPPPAAGKDKAKPLIGKGKYAGRGGPKFRSFGWSQHKYGQPAGNREDFFAGRGGPGRQHSGGPRH